The DNA window GTTCTAGGAGATACAGCTGTAGCAGTACATCCAGAGGATGAAAGATATGCTCATTTAGTTGGAAAAACTTTAATATTGCCTATCGTAGGAAGAGAAATTCCAGTGATTGCAGATGAGTATGTAGATAAAGAATTTGGTACAGGAGCAGTAAAAATTACACCTGCCCATGACCCAAATGACTTTGAAGTAGGACTTAGACATAATCTAGAACAAATTACTGTTATGACAGATGAAGCAAAAATGAATGATCGAGCAGGAAAATATGCAGGACTAGATCGTTATGAATGTAGAAAAGCTTTAGTAAAAGATTTAGATGAGGCAGGATTTTTAGTAAATGTAAAAGATCATACCCACAACGTAGGAACTTGTTATAGATGTCATACAGTTGTTGAACCAAGACTTAGTGATCAGTGGTTTGTAAAGATGGAAGAACTTGCAAAGCCCGCTATTGAAGCTGTTCGATCCGGCGAAACAAAATTTGTTCCAGAACGTTTTGACAAAATTTATTATCATTGGTTAGAAAATATTAGAGATTGGTGTATCTCAAGACAATTATGGTGGGGTCATAGAATACCTGCTTACTATTGTCAAGATTGTGGAGAATTGATGGTAGCAAGAGAAATGCCTGATTGTTGTAGCAAATGTAATAGCACCAACTTAAAACAAGATGAAGATGTACTAGATACTTGGTTTAGTTCAGCATTATGGCCATTTTCCACTCTTGGTTGGCCAGATCATACAGAAGAATTAAAATATTTCTATCCTACAGATGTATTGGTAACAGGATATGATATTATTTTCTTCTGGATTGTAAGAATGATGTTCTCAGGTCTTGAGCAAATGGGAGAAATTCCTTTTAAATATGTATTTGTACATGGATTAGTACGTGACTCTCAAGGAAGAAAGATGAGTAAGTCTTTAGGAAATGGTATTGATCCACTAGAAATTATCAACAAATATGGAGCAGATGCTTTAAGATTAACTTTAGTTACAGGAAATAGCCCTGGAAATGATATGCGTTTTTATATGGAAAGGGTAGAAGCCAATAGAAACTTTGCAAACAAATTATGGAATGCAACACGTTTTGTACTTATGAATCTAGAGAAAGAAAGCTTTGATGAAGAAAAATGTGTGAAAAACTTTACCCTTGCGGATAAGTGGATTGTATCTAGAATGAATAGTGTTTCTAAAGAGGTTACGGAGAACTTAGAAAAATTTGAATTAGGAATGGCTGTACAAAAGATTTATGATTTTACTTGGAATGAATATTGTGATTGGTACATTGAATTAGTAAAACCAAGACTTTATGGAGAAGATGAAGATACGAAAGATGCGGCACTATATGTACTTACTATGGTACTTGAAAATATTTTAAAATTATTACACCCATTTATGCCATTTATTACAGAAGAAATTTGGAAGCATCTTCCTACTACAAAAGATGAGAGTGTAATGATTAGTCAGTGGCCAAAATATGAAGAAAACTTTGTTTTTGAAAAAGAAGAAAAAGACATGGAATTAATCATGGATGCCATTAGAAGTATCAGAAATATTCGAGCTGAAATGAATGTAGTACCATCTAAAAAAGCAAAAGTGATGGTTGTTGCATCAGGAGATGCTTATGACGCTATCAATGCAGGAAGAAGTTATTTTATGACTTTAGCTAGTGCTTCAGAAGTAATCCTTCAAGATGAGAAAAAGAATATTCCAGAAGATGCTATGTCTGCTGTTGTAGCAGGTGCTGAAATTTTCCTTCCATTAGATGAATTAGTTGATTTTGAAAAAGAAGTAGAAAGACTAGAAAAAGAAAAAGCAAAACTTGAAAAAGAGTTAAAAAGAGTAAATGGAAAACTTTCTAATCAAGGATTCTTAGCTAAAGCACCAGCGAATGTTATTGAAGAAGAAAAAGAAAAACAAGAAAAATATCAAACCATGATGGATCAAGTATTAGAAAGACTTACTACAATGAAAAATAAAATGAAATAAATCTAAGCCGGGTTTTATACCCGGCTATTGTATATGCTTTATACATATATAATTTGCTATAATGAAGTGAAAGATAATAGACAAGAAGGCTTAAAGTGTTTATGACAAAAATAAATTTGTTTTAAAGTTCAATAAATTGGGCGTAGTTTGAAATCAATGATAGTTATAGAATGTTTAGTAATTGGAGGGGTTGTTATGGACTATAATAAAGCTTTAAACTATATTCATGGTACATACAAATTTGGAAGCAAATTAGGACTTGAGAACATTACAGAGCTATTAAAATTAATGGGAAATCCTCATGAAAAGCTCAAAGTAATTCATGTAGCGGGAACAAATGGAAAAGGTTCTACGTCTTCTTTTATAGCTTCAGTACTAAAGGGGGCTGGTTATAAAGTAGGACTTTATACATCTCCCTATCTTGAAGAATTCACAGAAAGAATACGTGTGAATGGGAAGAATATTCCAAAAGAAGATTTAGGAGAAGTCACTGGTTTTGTAAAGGAAAAAGTAGAGAAAATGGTTTCAAGGGGAATGAATCATCCTACTGAATTTGAAATTGTTACCGCAATAGGTTTTGAATATTTTAAAAGGCAAAAGGTAGATTTTTTAGTATTAGAAGTAGGCTTAGGAGGAAGGTTCGATGCTTCAAATGTAGTGAAAAATCCGTTAGTATCTGTTATTACTCCAATCGATTTTGATCATACAGATTACTTAGGAGATACCTTAGGAAAAATTGCTTATGAAAAGGCTGGGATTATTAAAGAAAATGGCTTTGTAGTATCTTTTCCACAACAAATAGAAGCTATGAAGGTTATTGAAGAAGTATGTAGCAAGAAGAATGGAAAATTAATAAAAGCACCTATTGATTCTATTGAAATTTTAAAGCAAGATGATTGGGGACAGTCATTCTGTGTAAAGTATGGAAATGAAAAAATAGAAAATATAACCATATCCATGCTTGGAGAACATCAAATTCAAAATGCTACAGTAGCACTTACTGCTCTTTATATATTAGAAAAGGAACATGGAGTGATGATTTCTAGGAATGCTTTATATGAGGGATTCAAAGAAAATATTTGGCCTGGAAGACTTGAAATTATGCAAAGAAACCCTCTTGTACTCATAGATGGTGCTCATAATCCTCAAGGAATGAGAGCTTTATCAAAAGTATTAAAAAAACTTTTTTATGATAAAAATATTATTTTAGGAATAGGAATTTTGGGGGATAAAGATGCATCTATGTTAGATGAAATTGTGCCATTTGCAAAAAAGATGGTTCTTACACAGCCCAATAATCCAAGAGCTATGTCTGTAGAAAACCTAGAAGAAATCCTTAAAAAATATAAAAAAACCATTGTTAAAAAAGAAAATATTAAAGAAGCAGTTCAAGAAGCTTTATCTTTAGCTGATAGTGAGGATGTAGTTGTTTTTGCAGGTTCTTTATATATGATCGGAGAAGTAAGGACAATACTAAAAAATAAAAGATGAAAAATGTGTTAAGAGGATGGTCCATATGTTTGAAAATAAAAGTTATATAAGGCAATTTGCAGATTTAATGACAGAGGGCTTTATCTTTATAGATCATCAAGGGAAAATACAAGTATATAATGAAAAAGCGAAGGAAATATTTGGGATTCGTTACCATCAAGGGATTGGACATGGTAAGGGGAAAATAAACCCTGGAGATATTGTTATTATTGGAGACAATTGTCTAGGGAAAGATGATGGAGGACTTACTCCAAAGGATTTAATCTATATAGGAATTGATGATCGCAAGGTGAATATAAAAGATGCATTTATAGGAATAGGTGTATATAAAAATAAAGAAATTATACCTCTTTATAAAAATCAAAGATTTCAAGAAAAACCAGATACTTTTACTTTAGAGACAAATTTTCAAAATATTAGAATTCGTATACAGATAAATTTTTTTATGAAATTTATAGAGATTGCTATAGAGAAGCAATCTTTTAAAATGAATTATATGAATGCCATAGGGCATATGGTCGTTATTGATGGGTTAACAAAGAAAGTGAAATTTTACCAAGCAGAAGGATATACGGCAAGAGGAGAAGGGATTACTAATTTACTATTAGGGAAATCCTTTAGAGCAAAGGGAGAAAATGTGGAACAATTAGATGTATTTGGTAAAGACTTATTTGAAATTCATGAAGAAGGAGATACCATAAAAGAATTTTATCAAGTAGCAAAGGGAGTGAATATAAGCTATAAAGATAAATTTACAGAAATTAATGGATATCCTACCCTTTGTACATTGGTACCTATAAGCATAGATGGTAAAAGAGTGGGGGCAGCCTTAAAAGTAGAAGATTTATCTATGCTCAAAAAAGTAATAAAAGAGAGAGATGAAGCTCTTTTTCAAATTGAACAAATGGAAAGAATGATACAGGAAGATAAAAATAGCAAAGATTTATTCTCAGAAATATTAGGAGAAAGTGATGCAATCAATCATGTGAAAAAGCTGGCGTATAAAGCATCTAAATCAAACTCAACTGTATTGTTATTGGGAGAAAGTGGTACAGGAAAAAGCATGCTTGCAAAAGCCATACATGGGGCAAGTAAATATAAAGATAAGCCTTTTATACATGTGAATTGTGGTGCTATTCCAGAACATCTTTTAGAGAGTGAATTATTTGGATATGAAAAAGGTGCTTTTACAGGTGCTAGTGTCCAAGGAAAAGTAGGACTTTTTGAAGCAGCCTCTGGGGGAACGATTTTTTTAGATGAGATTGGGGAAACAAATCCTTTCATACAAGTAAAATTATTAAAGGTGCTACAAAATAAAACTTTTTTTCGAGTTGGAGGAACAAAAGAAGTTTCTGTTGATGTGAGAGTTATTGCAGCTACCAATAAAAATTTAGAAGAAGAGATGCATAAAGGGAAATTTCGAGAGGATTTATATTATCGTATTAATGTTTTTTCTATTTGGATTCCCCCCTTAAGGGACAGGAAAGAGGATATATATTTTTTAGCTCAAGCAATGATTCCTAAAATATGTAATAGAATGGAATTAGAAGAAAAAAATATTTCTGCTAAAGCTTTGTATTTTCTAATGGAATATGATTGGCCTGGTAATATTAGAGAACTTGAAAATGTTTTGGAAAGAGCAGTAAACATTTCAGAAGAGCATAGGATAGATGAATTTTCCTTATCTTTAAAAATAGAAACAAAAAAAATAGATAGAGATGAGAATATGATTAGACCTTTAAAAGAATCTGTACATGGGGCAGAAGAAAAGGCCATAAGAAAAGCATTAAAATATTATCAAAATGATAAAATAAAAGCAATGAAAGCATTAAAAATTGGAAAAACAAGCTTTTATGAAAAAATAAAAAAATATAAAATAAAGTAGTTCAGAATTTGTGGATCTATTCATATATTTAAATATATGAATAGGAGGCATTTTTATGGGAATACTCATGTTTAGGCTTTTTAAAAGACTTAGTGATGAACAATTGATTAACAAAATCCATGAAGCTTTTAAGAATTTAAAATTGGAAGATAGATATTACAAAGAACAATTTATACTTTGTGATGAATTGATTAAAGAAGCAAAACTTAGAAATCTCTGTTGTTCAAAAGAAATTATGTATAGAAAAATATTGCATAAATAAAATCGCCTTAAGGCGATTTTATTTATGCAATTTCTTTTTTTAGGGACATTAAAGCTTTTGATAACTGATCTGGGCAAGAAGTGGACTTGTTTCCACATCTAATACCTGTTAACTTTTGGATGGCTTCATCTACAGACATTCCTTCAAGAAGAATACTTAATCCTAGTGTATTTCCAGGACATCCTCCATGAAATTTAACCTCTTTGAGCATATTATTTTCTACAGAAAAAGAGATTTCTTTTGCACAAACACCAGCTGTCTTATAAACATACATATTTAAATCCTCCTACTCAAAATAGAATCTATACAAGATATTAATACATAAAAGGGAAAAGGTCAATAAAAACAATTCACAACAAATAAATAGTTGCATAAAATGATATAAAGGTAATGGAAAAATTGCTGACTATTTTTAGGGGTGAAGGGATGGGAAATAACTTTGAAAAGATGGTTTTTATAGCGAATATGGGAGAGGATACGATTTCTGTTGTGGATTTAGTGAGTCTAGGAGAGTCGTATAAAATAGGCTTGAATGAGGATTATTTTCATAAAATGAGGAAACCAACCCTTGGACCACATCATATGATTATTGATTATAATAAAAAATATCTTTATCTAACCAATTCCCATAATGGAAGTATTAGTATTGTTGATTTAATTGAAAATAGGGTTATTGATAATATTTGTGTGGGAAGCTGTCCAAGTCATATGGTATTTAGCAAAAAAAATAAAATGATCTATGTTTCTAATGCAGATTCAAATTCTGTT is part of the Crassaminicella profunda genome and encodes:
- a CDS encoding bifunctional folylpolyglutamate synthase/dihydrofolate synthase translates to MDYNKALNYIHGTYKFGSKLGLENITELLKLMGNPHEKLKVIHVAGTNGKGSTSSFIASVLKGAGYKVGLYTSPYLEEFTERIRVNGKNIPKEDLGEVTGFVKEKVEKMVSRGMNHPTEFEIVTAIGFEYFKRQKVDFLVLEVGLGGRFDASNVVKNPLVSVITPIDFDHTDYLGDTLGKIAYEKAGIIKENGFVVSFPQQIEAMKVIEEVCSKKNGKLIKAPIDSIEILKQDDWGQSFCVKYGNEKIENITISMLGEHQIQNATVALTALYILEKEHGVMISRNALYEGFKENIWPGRLEIMQRNPLVLIDGAHNPQGMRALSKVLKKLFYDKNIILGIGILGDKDASMLDEIVPFAKKMVLTQPNNPRAMSVENLEEILKKYKKTIVKKENIKEAVQEALSLADSEDVVVFAGSLYMIGEVRTILKNKR
- a CDS encoding TIGR03905 family TSCPD domain-containing protein produces the protein MYVYKTAGVCAKEISFSVENNMLKEVKFHGGCPGNTLGLSILLEGMSVDEAIQKLTGIRCGNKSTSCPDQLSKALMSLKKEIA
- a CDS encoding sigma 54-interacting transcriptional regulator, coding for MFENKSYIRQFADLMTEGFIFIDHQGKIQVYNEKAKEIFGIRYHQGIGHGKGKINPGDIVIIGDNCLGKDDGGLTPKDLIYIGIDDRKVNIKDAFIGIGVYKNKEIIPLYKNQRFQEKPDTFTLETNFQNIRIRIQINFFMKFIEIAIEKQSFKMNYMNAIGHMVVIDGLTKKVKFYQAEGYTARGEGITNLLLGKSFRAKGENVEQLDVFGKDLFEIHEEGDTIKEFYQVAKGVNISYKDKFTEINGYPTLCTLVPISIDGKRVGAALKVEDLSMLKKVIKERDEALFQIEQMERMIQEDKNSKDLFSEILGESDAINHVKKLAYKASKSNSTVLLLGESGTGKSMLAKAIHGASKYKDKPFIHVNCGAIPEHLLESELFGYEKGAFTGASVQGKVGLFEAASGGTIFLDEIGETNPFIQVKLLKVLQNKTFFRVGGTKEVSVDVRVIAATNKNLEEEMHKGKFREDLYYRINVFSIWIPPLRDRKEDIYFLAQAMIPKICNRMELEEKNISAKALYFLMEYDWPGNIRELENVLERAVNISEEHRIDEFSLSLKIETKKIDRDENMIRPLKESVHGAEEKAIRKALKYYQNDKIKAMKALKIGKTSFYEKIKKYKIK
- a CDS encoding valine--tRNA ligase, which produces MTIKNLDKTYNPQEFENRIYEEWLDKDYFKAEANPEKDPYTIVLPPPNITGQLHMGHALDHTLQDILIRWKRMQGYEALWLPGTDHASIATEVKVVEKILKEEGKTKEELGRDEFLKRAWEWKEEYGGRIVEQMQKLGNSCDWSKERFTMDEGCNKAVREVFVRLYEKGYIYRGNRLINWCPDCKTSLSDAEVEHEEQGGQFWHIKYPVKDSEEFLEIATTRPETVLGDTAVAVHPEDERYAHLVGKTLILPIVGREIPVIADEYVDKEFGTGAVKITPAHDPNDFEVGLRHNLEQITVMTDEAKMNDRAGKYAGLDRYECRKALVKDLDEAGFLVNVKDHTHNVGTCYRCHTVVEPRLSDQWFVKMEELAKPAIEAVRSGETKFVPERFDKIYYHWLENIRDWCISRQLWWGHRIPAYYCQDCGELMVAREMPDCCSKCNSTNLKQDEDVLDTWFSSALWPFSTLGWPDHTEELKYFYPTDVLVTGYDIIFFWIVRMMFSGLEQMGEIPFKYVFVHGLVRDSQGRKMSKSLGNGIDPLEIINKYGADALRLTLVTGNSPGNDMRFYMERVEANRNFANKLWNATRFVLMNLEKESFDEEKCVKNFTLADKWIVSRMNSVSKEVTENLEKFELGMAVQKIYDFTWNEYCDWYIELVKPRLYGEDEDTKDAALYVLTMVLENILKLLHPFMPFITEEIWKHLPTTKDESVMISQWPKYEENFVFEKEEKDMELIMDAIRSIRNIRAEMNVVPSKKAKVMVVASGDAYDAINAGRSYFMTLASASEVILQDEKKNIPEDAMSAVVAGAEIFLPLDELVDFEKEVERLEKEKAKLEKELKRVNGKLSNQGFLAKAPANVIEEEKEKQEKYQTMMDQVLERLTTMKNKMK